DNA from Tripterygium wilfordii isolate XIE 37 chromosome 15, ASM1340144v1, whole genome shotgun sequence:
TTCATTTGTTGGGGTTATTGGGTTGAACGTCAAAGAGTGGAAGGGGGTGGTAGTACCTGTCTACCTAAATTTCTTCTGGGGAACTAGTATGAGAGAAGTGAACAAGGCCGGCTCAATTTGGGCAGAAACAACACCatttcatttgaatatttggatACAGCACAGGGGTACATAATAAAAGGAACAAGTAGACTGAAAGGATATATCTGCTCATAAACTTGGAGCTGCAACTCAAGGTACAAAAGCACATACTATTCATTATTCGCCTACACTTACGGAAAACTTTACTCCAACTCAGATGGAGATACTGTATGGCACTCCCTTCCCTGTGACCCCGGGCCCTGAAAATGGCTTCAACAGCTCATATGGCGTGATACCTGCTCCATTTCTGTTAACAAATTTCTTATTAGCGTTTCGCTCATCGATGATTCCTTCAATCTCCTTTAACCTCCCGTTGAGCTTTTCAAAAGCTGCCTTTATAAAGGGATCTTCACCCCATGGTGCCTCCATATACTCTCCAAGATACTCCTCATCTGGAGAGTGATTGGACAGAACATCCAAAACAGTCATCACTTTTGTTGCTTGTAACTGTGTAGGGAAGGTCCTCAGAAGCTGCACTTCAGGTTTATCTAAGAAAGCTTTCCACTCTTCGTCGGTTGGATCTTCAGTTGGCATTTTGGTTCTAGCAATGGTAGGCCTATTTGGAAAATATCCTGCATAGTTATACTGACCAAAATTCACTGCCGCGTGGTGACCAGAGGTAACCCATACAATGGTGGTGACGATTTCAATAAGGTCTTGTGGTGTTTTGAGTTCAGGCCACCATGGTTCATCCTTTTTATCTGCATGGCCCTCGGTGCGAATTTCAGTCCACCATGCCTGGATCTCTGCATCAGACTGAATTAGACTTGGGTCTGGATAGTAGTGATTGACATACTCACTGACCCATTGTTTGATGGCATCCCATAAGAGTAGACCATCATTGGCAAAAGGATAGTCTTCTATTATTAGCCTCACCCCATGTGGAGCCGTTGGATCCTCAACAGCCACCCCCCtatcaaattgaacaaattgaAATTTTAGCGAAAGATTTTATTACCTTTATGAGCCTTGCCCATCTGAAACCCTAATTACAAGTCAAATCTACAGTTTACCTTCTAATTAGGTCTTTGGGTAAGGCCTCATAGTCAAAGCGCCATACCTGATCATAGGCAACAGAGCTAATCTCCATAGAGTACTTGCCGGGTGAGAATGAAGACTCAATGATCCCATCTGCATTGATTAACAATTGTCGCGCAAGAGCATTGATCTCCATCGTGTACCGAAAATGTGGGTGTAATAATCTATAGATTGGGTGCATCACACTGAGTTGCCGATTCGTTGCAATTATGTAGGGTTCTGTACTACAATGTGTTCTTAGCCTGCAAATGAGAACAGAAAAATTCTTTCACCACAAGTAAAATCCAACTACTGTAGCTTTTCAAAATACATCTCAAATTTAAAAACCACGAGCAATGAAATATAATATGAATTCAATTATGTAACAAATATCAAAATGAATGAATGCAGGGTACATTACCAATGGCTAACAAGTTGGTGATAACCAGAGTCATGAGCCAGAAAATGAGCTTTGGCAAGCCTCCAAAGCCAGCAACCTGTAGAATGCCAACAAGGGGTGTACACTTCCTTCCATTGAGGCTTGTCATCCATCGGCGGACGTACCAGCTCAATGGCTAGTGGCTTCAATGAACCATCCGGTGTCAGGAAGAACAATGCTCGCGAACCATATAGAGTTGTGCCTTCGAGCGCTCTTATTTTGCTCACATATGGTAATAACATGTCATGGTAATCTATGATGAATAGCTTCTTTTGTTGTATGGCCTGCATAGAGAAGAGATTAATTGAAAGCCATGTCTtgggaaaaagggaaaaaataacTATAAGCATGACCGTAATTCTTATATAGGCAATGAGCTACCTCATCAACTGTCATGAACCCTTTGATTTCTCGCTCGATTATTTCGGTGGTGATGGCTGATTCTGGTGGACCATAGACACTAGGGTCGAGTTTACTCTTCAGCGGCCACTCCTGCATGATATTATGTGATATCATATAAAGATAATCAGAAGCATGTTTCTTTCTACCCCCTAGTTTTCTTATCTTTGCATCTATTAAGCCATAAAATGAGAGGACTACATAACATTATGGACAGCTTGCTGATGCTTCAGTAGTGGAAGAAGATAGATATTTATGACA
Protein-coding regions in this window:
- the LOC120016932 gene encoding linoleate 13S-lipoxygenase 2-1, chloroplastic-like, with amino-acid sequence MLKPQVHNHQSHFPISLIPLPKPFIHGKNQASFLGQQSSFRLNNKAPINVKVRFNPARNIKAIAGVDAEQSVKVKGVVTVIPTVGGFLTNVGIERGIDDIKDLFGKSILLELVSAELDPKTGQEKIIKAYGHKSSQDNGEVKYESEFEVPGKFGEIGAVYVENEHHTEMYLKDIVLDGFPNGPVTFTCGSWVHSKFDNKQKRVFFTNKSYLPSQTPSALKRLREEELVILRGNGQGERKTGERIYDYDVYNDLGDDEDKVRPVLGGKDHPYPRRCRTGRPRCEKDASFETRSLQFYVPRDEEFAEVKQLTFSAKTLYSALHALLPSLESVLIDSNLGFLLFSDIDQLFSEGVSLPPLQKPGFLQALPRLLKTISEKSDVFLNFETPESMNRDRFFWFRDEEFSRQTLAGLNPYCIQLITEWPLKSKLDPSVYGPPESAITTEIIEREIKGFMTVDEAIQQKKLFIIDYHDMLLPYVSKIRALEGTTLYGSRALFFLTPDGSLKPLAIELVRPPMDDKPQWKEVYTPCWHSTGCWLWRLAKAHFLAHDSGYHQLVSHWLRTHCSTEPYIIATNRQLSVMHPIYRLLHPHFRYTMEINALARQLLINADGIIESSFSPGKYSMEISSVAYDQVWRFDYEALPKDLIRRGVAVEDPTAPHGVRLIIEDYPFANDGLLLWDAIKQWVSEYVNHYYPDPSLIQSDAEIQAWWTEIRTEGHADKKDEPWWPELKTPQDLIEIVTTIVWVTSGHHAAVNFGQYNYAGYFPNRPTIARTKMPTEDPTDEEWKAFLDKPEVQLLRTFPTQLQATKVMTVLDVLSNHSPDEEYLGEYMEAPWGEDPFIKAAFEKLNGRLKEIEGIIDERNANKKFVNRNGAGITPYELLKPFSGPGVTGKGVPYSISI